GCGGGCCTCGTTTGTCGTCGTTCATCTGCTTCCAGTAATCGGCACTTCCCTCGGCGAGTTGCACGAGATCGGGCCGAGGAGCGGAGGCTGCCGCGACGATCTCTCCGGAGAAGACGTTCATCACCAGAATGCAGCCGCCCTGAGGCTCCATGTCTTCCGGCTTCTCGTCCCCTTTCGGCAACGGCGGAATGAGCGACGGTTCCGGCGAGACGACCTCATCGAGTAACGATTCCGCCAGAGACTGCAGCTGACTGTGGAGTGAAAGGATGAGATGATTCCCGGACCGTCCGGTGCGAATCGGCTTCACGTCGAGGATGTCCCCCTGCCGCCCGATTCGCACTTCCTGAGCCCCGGGAAGTCCGCGCAGGGTTGAGTTGTAGCTCCGTTCGACGCCAAAGCGGCCCTGCCGGTCCCCAGCCGAATAAGCCAGCGGATCGATGTCGGGCAACTCGGCTTTGCGTTCTCGAATCTGATCCTCCCGCACGCTGCTCCGCAGGCCGATCACATGACTCGCCAGCGAGCCTCGGGGGTAAATGCGGGTCGTGCTGGGCGAGACCCGCACGCCGGGGAAATCGGTCGGATGAGCTTCAATCTCGGCGACAACGGCGGTCGGAACATCTTCAATCAGCGTGTGAAAGTCGAGCTCTTCCTTGATCACGATCGGATCCCGGTCCCGGGCGGGAGGCTCGGTCAGTTCCGATTTGACGAGTTCCCACAGCTGCGACCACGATCGCAGCGAACTGAGTTCGAAACGCTGCTGATGGTCCTGCTCTTCAGCGGCGAGCCGCTCCTGCTGCCGGCGATCGACCGCTTCGGCGATGCGTTCGACCCGCTCCTGAATCTCGGCTCGACGGGTTTCGAACTCTTCGGCGGTCAGGTTGCCTGTTTTTCTCAGCCGCCGCCAGAGTGCATCGCGGCTCTTCAGGGCCAGTTCTTTGGCTTCGTCGAGGGAGAGTTGATCGTCTTCGGCTCGTTTTCGTTGCTGTTTGCGAGCCTGTTCTTTCAGCCAGAGGGGATGGGGCGGCTCTTCGAGCCAGCGGTAATGCACGGCGACATTGAAATGCTGATGATCGTAGGCGAGCAGCTGGCCGTCGCTGGAATAGATGCGGCCATCGACAGCGGGAATCGGCTCGGTCTTGATGGTGACCGGGTGAGCGTTCGCGAGATAATCGGGCGGATGATTGATCTTGAGATCACCAAGCCGAACGGCGATGACTGCAACCACAACGACAGCGAGTCCGCCGAGCAGCCAGGTGCGAAGCTCGACTTGTTTGTCGAGACTCCACGCATCCTCGCGCCGCTCCGCAGCCGCGTCGATCACCTGCCATTGTGAATGAGGCTGATTCCGCATCCCTGCGTCGGACCTCTGTCCCCTGTGAGACTCGTTTGAATTTCACGACATCAGAACTCCCTCGCCCCCCCTGGGGGAGAGGGTTGAGATGAGGGGGAAATGCGGGCGACCTGCTCCGCAGGCCGTTGATTTCAGTTCGCGATGGAAAATCGCTCGTTGCTTCCCCCTCATCCGCCCTTCGGGCCTTCTGCCTCTGGCAGAGGAATCAGGCCGCTCCCCCTGAAGGGGACGAAGGAACACGATTCGGATGACCTGTACCGTTCGGACGCCCATTCTGGTGCGTCAAGACGCACCCTACGTGCTGGGCAGCCACGCTGATGACACACTGCTGGGCAAGCCAGCAGTGGCACCCTGTGAAACTGTCCCGGCCGGCTGGACACCGGCCTTCGGGGAGCAGTCTACTCGAACGGCGAATCCGGGTGAGCGCCAGTTTGGCTTACCACTGACGAGGGCGGACGGAGCCCTGCACGCGGAGCGGGAGTCCCATGATGCGGAGGAAGCCCTCGGCGTCGTCCTGGTTGTAGGATCCGCCGCCTTCCATGCTGGCGATCTCGTCGATGTACAGGCTGTTCTCGCTCGAACGACCGGCGATACGGCAGTT
The sequence above is drawn from the Rubinisphaera margarita genome and encodes:
- a CDS encoding penicillin-binding transpeptidase domain-containing protein, coding for MRNQPHSQWQVIDAAAERREDAWSLDKQVELRTWLLGGLAVVVVAVIAVRLGDLKINHPPDYLANAHPVTIKTEPIPAVDGRIYSSDGQLLAYDHQHFNVAVHYRWLEEPPHPLWLKEQARKQQRKRAEDDQLSLDEAKELALKSRDALWRRLRKTGNLTAEEFETRRAEIQERVERIAEAVDRRQQERLAAEEQDHQQRFELSSLRSWSQLWELVKSELTEPPARDRDPIVIKEELDFHTLIEDVPTAVVAEIEAHPTDFPGVRVSPSTTRIYPRGSLASHVIGLRSSVREDQIRERKAELPDIDPLAYSAGDRQGRFGVERSYNSTLRGLPGAQEVRIGRQGDILDVKPIRTGRSGNHLILSLHSQLQSLAESLLDEVVSPEPSLIPPLPKGDEKPEDMEPQGGCILVMNVFSGEIVAAASAPRPDLVQLAEGSADYWKQMNDDKRGPLLSRITQVLLAPGSTYKPVAAIALCESEGIPRTLFNCRGFLDTPKSHRCAIFQSAGVGHGEIGLIEALSSSCNVYFFDAARRLGPAKLESWSHRLGFGRPTGIDLPFEQSGHVPTPKDNGPDGKYEWYAGDTLGLAIGQSYLTVTPLQMLAMTAAVANGGDLIVPRVVSRIAVGEPEADGVSEDIVPAVKARNLNIDPETLDVIRAGLEQTVSGANGTGHRTVHTSRVSIAGKTGSAQTGLNRPPHAWFAGYAPADQPRYAFVVMIEYGGGGGETAGPLARKMVEGLLDLGLLDSGNAPLAAGE